The Gasterosteus aculeatus chromosome 12, fGasAcu3.hap1.1, whole genome shotgun sequence DNA window CATTATACTGTTTTCTTAAGGAAAACAGTATAGTGCAACTTGGTAATCTTAACTGGGTGAGTTTGATTGGCTATGATAACCGTCATGAACATTTCCCTTAACCAACAATGTGGTCAACATTTGTGAATTCTTCAACATTGCCTAATATATGTCCAGCAGCACAATAAACCTTTGCAGTCAGATAGGTATCAAACAACTTCCACATTAGTTAAAGTGAAATGTTATTGTTGCAGATATAACCGAGGGCAGGAGCTATGGGAATTTAACACACCATGAAGTTTCACACTCATTGATCTTGCTTGGTTGACGTCCCAAGAATGTAATGAATTGTCTGCAGCAATCAAGCGCCCGGGTTCCTATTAATTCCACTGAAGCCTGCTATGAAGACAGAGACCAATGGTGCATTACACTTAGATGAGCTCTCACACACCGAGATGCCTGTCAATGAAGCGATCACTGAAAGCATGTCCaaaaatatttatgttttgtctATTTCACAAAACGCTTTTCATATATTTCAGTTGTAGGCATATAATGTGTCTTagcaaaaataatcaaaaacatGTAACTGTGACTTCTGTAGATATTGACAAAACAATAGTAATGTGAAATTGGAAATTAGTGAAAGTTTGACACTCAAGTGCTCAAGTTTACACAAatcatctcttcttcttctacttcttgttcttcttcttcattacCTTGATCTAAATATCCACTTGGTTCTCAGAAAGATAAATGTGCACGATTGCACATGCAAGAACGCAAAGTCAATAACACGCTGAGGGAAATTGAATCCCATTGACTTAAGGCAGTCTTGTCCTAGATTTTTaatttacatatatttaaaaaacttGCGGTCCCAGCCGAGGGGGCTGAATTTAGAGTGGTAGTAGAGAACAGTTAATGGTTTTCGTCATGCAaatttatttctttctttatccaTAGCAACTGCCTGATGTGATGAGTTATCTGATATGAAAAGGGAATATATTTTAATCGGCAGAGATTTGTTGTCTTCATTAATTGCTCCTCCataaatcaaatgtataaaAGTTGTAATACATCACTAGATATCCCTGAGACGTTGGATTTTGGAGATGATTGTAATGGCAAGTCTGTAAAACGGTGGAGACAAGGATTTAGTCCACCATGAACAGATTATTTCACATAATGCTGCAAGACTTAATCCCTTTTGAAACCCCTTTTCTTTAAAGTGAGACCTATTAACCTGATATACAAACTAAGGTGCTCAGCTAAGTGTGTTAATAAAGACGGTCAACTTAATTTGCATTTCAAGTCTTTGGAAGTCATTCAAAGTCCTGTTATCATTCGTCACATACAGAAGCACATTAACTAGGTTAATTTAGAGGTTAAGAAACCAAAACTAGTTTGTAAGGTTCTTCATGAAAAATATTGTTTGGTTTAAAAGAAGTACGTAATTTGAATTACACATATCAGTTAGGTTTTTACATTGGAAATAAGCAGCAGGCCCCTGGAAGTAATTTGTTCATCTGACCTATCCGTACACTGTCCTTGTCTGCATATGGATTGTCTGTCTCTTTGGGTCACCTGACCTCATAGAGTCAAATGTAGCTGCAGTGTAAAATGAGGtattagagagaaaaaaaatgcacagtAAAAAGCAGCAGGTCATTACCACTCCATTTGTTGATATTAGGCTGTGTGCTGATATAAACTATCCATTTAAGCCAAATATGTCCCTCTCAATAACAAGAAATCAGACTTTTGCCCTTTGTGGTATAGATAAGCTAAATGTAACAGATCTTGTCTAATTGAGCATGACACCATATTGAACATAAGTTGACTCACCGAGGAGACGTACTGGATGTCCCGGCAGAGTTTCGTCTCCCTGGGGAAATCGGCCAGATCCAGGAAGTTGTCCACCACCACTTGGCCAATAATGTCGTGGCGTGAAAAACGGTCAAAGTCATAGACACTGAAGTGCAGCTTACGTGTGGGAAGCTCAGAGTACGCAACGGGAAACAGGAAGACCTCATCAAACACAGGATTCAGCGTCTTGCGGTGCACCTTGGTCTGGTGCTTGGTCTGACGATCAGGGAGAAGGTAGATCTTAACATAAGGGTCAGAGGTACCTGAAAAGTCCTTGGCGGGCAGTTCCTCTGCTTTGTGGATCTTAACTATTAACTGTTCCAGGTCGCAGTCAAATTTGAGGATGAAGTGGAGGCACCCACAGCCCCCGCCTCTGCGACTCCCTTCATCTCCCTCAAGGGAGCGCTGTTTGTAGAGTTCTGGTTTGAGACGACCGAGGCCTAGTCCCATTCCAGTGAGAGAGTCCTGCCTTTGGAACTGAGCGACGTTGAAGTCTGGGTTGGAAAGGTTCATGTGCCTGCGAATGGACCCTTGTCTGTTGGCAGAGAAAAACGACAGAAATCTCAATGCATAATCCATGAATTGATTCATAATGGACTATTCTGTCCTTCACAATTTACACACAGTGGTATTATAGGACGTACTTTGCCCTATATTTAGTAGGGCAGAAAGCTGTGTAAAATGAAAGTAGCTGCCATGAAGGAGACCAGAGTTCAAGTCCTGTCACAGACCTGCAATTGGTGTTGAGAGCCATGAGTAGGTTAGAATACCAATGAATGTGGCAGCACATGTTTACCAAAATCAAGTAGTGctgttaaaagacaaaaaaacgtaACTAAAAATTTTACTCACCCTATTTCAGATGTTAAGTTGCCAGAGGTTTGGGGATCAGTGGTCTGTCTCTGCATACGAGGGTTGGTGTTAACCCCATTTTCACGGCTTTTAGTCTGGGCATCCAGTGGGATATCCGGAGATGTGTGACTGATCTTCATAGCTGCCTCAGGTGTGGCCACGACCACAGGTGGTGGTGATACTGGAGTTGATGGAGCCTCCACTGACACCACAGATGCCACAGGAGTGGGCTCCCTGGCGATGGAGCAGTGTGATGACTCACGGCGGTTGAGAGGCAGGGGGTCCACGGCTGTGTAAACTGGCTGCCTGGGTGAAAGGTGCGAGTGCAGAGGGCTCATTATCGGGTTGAGGTGCCCATGGGCCTCCTTGGTGGTGGGGGAGAGAACACGCTCCCTCCATGGTATCCAGCAGAGCTTCCAGGACACAAACAGGGAGACGCCAAACAGGGCCAGGCCACAGGCAGTCACTACCAGTGACAACAGACTCACCGATATGTCTGAGAAGGTGAGAAGATGGACAGAAAATAAGGATCCGGCAGTGAATTATGTTCTCTTCATGATTTGTTGCAAAGCTATCCCTTCAACACTTCATTATCACCACCATCATTGGCTATTTTGCCACCTTACAGTTTTTAAATCGCTTGCCAGGATTTTCAATAAAGAAACTAGAATATAACTTCAGCATATTTCTTATATTTCATGCAtgttacacattttattatttattattttgaataatATAATAGTGTTTTCTTCTGTAGTAGTACCTGAAAAAAATGCGCAACATGAATGAATGTCAGTATACAAGCTCTACAGCAGTATTACACcagtttttttaaagataatatAATACAGAAAGAATGTATTTCTGACATTAGTTATTTTTAAGACTACTGTAACTCTAAAGGTACAAGCATCATACGCATTCTACATGCTCTGGTCCCTCCATCTCTGTTCTTCTATGCATGAGTTAGTTTCCTCAAGGTGAAGATGTTTGGAAGTGCTGGTCATTGTAATCATTGAAGAATATGATTACAGCAGAATGTTCATGTTTATTTTGGTCAAAACAAAGTCTTCAAATGCACAATATGGGTTATTGGACTACATCTCAATCCAATCGTATTTAAGGcagtgggagagaaaaaaacaaaagacatcaATCAACTTACGATGACAGTGTGTCAAAATAATGGCTGGCACTGCAAATATTGTTCTGAATTCGAATAAGCCTTAATAACAGCTGTGTCCATTTGGCCATTGAGAGCATATAGAACATATATTGCCATGCGCAGCATTTTCTGTACATGGTTTGTTTTGAAATACCTGCCATGTGGTTTTTACTTTGCCTAATGTATTGgcacatatttgttttcaaGTCTAACATAACACCGTACTCACATGTCCCTTGCAATACAGGGAATCAGGCGCTCTTTCCTGGGATAacttatttatgttaaatgctAAAGTACAGGTTAGCTCTGTTTTATAATAATACTATACTACCGGGCTGCAAAAAGACTGCTGAAGCCATGGTTTAAAAAACTGTGTGGGTGGGCTAGAATAGCAATGATGTATTAGAATTTTTTTACAAAGCCCCTCATATTGGAATGAAAAACTGCCCAAACTAACAAGCAACCAATTTATACGCCATTCTGTGAGAATATGGAACTGTGGTCACAGGTTTGCAAACTGAAATAAGCCTCTCCCTTCTTTCTATATGGAAGAACCCAGTGAAGtaaaattaaagaaatattaaaattacatcACATTTGTATGGAAAGGAGTAATTATTACGGCTACCAACAACCCTTTTAATGTTCATATAGGCCTGTAGGCACTATATTAACATGAATCATCAATAATAATGTCCTTTAAAGATTTTgatattgtatttattcatgataCTGAATTAGTAGCATCATATCAGCCAATTGACTTTTATACAAATAGCTTAACAGATTGTGATCTTTTCACAACATCATTGATGTCCAATGTTGGGgatataaattgcatttctctaTGATGCTAAATAATTAGTTAGTTATTAATTCAGAATATTTGACACCCTTTTTTTATGCACTTCACGTCTCTGCTTAGCATTCTATGCACCTTTGAAGTGACATGCCTCTATAGCTTCTGTGCTGTTTACTACATTGAAAGTACAGGCTCCTGCAAGGTGTGTTTTTAATACCATCAGTCCACTATATCAGGGTTGCCCGATGGGTTGACCGCCAAGGCGGTGCCGgtagatcgcctgccattgATGAACAAATCCTGTCCCGTCAATTGTGCACAGTCGACCGCGGAACCTAACggaaaactaatgctaatgctcgTTAATTAACATGCATATCAGTTTAATGTCAGTTAGACTTTATGTTACACCACATTTAAAGACCCTGTCGTTTCAGCAGCAACAAATCTCCAAAGACTTTGACAATAATAGTTCTGTGTGACTTTTCCTCCAAATCCAatcttgtttctgtgtgtgggcGCTGTCATTAGACCTCACGCAGGAACTCAGACAATCTGTCCTTTCTGTGCTTGGAGATCCTGTCAATACCagaaaatgtgtgattttggAGGATAATGTGGTGAAATAGAGGCACTTGCCATCTGAGGACACTGAGCACACAGTGAGCTCGACGGGCCTCCTGCAGAGGTCCGCTAGCAACGATCTATAGACAGTTGAAGGGAATCAGAGACTGTATCACCACAAAGAGGGTGTAGCAATTTTAGAATAGAGGACTCTCAAAGAGGGAATGGTGTAGGAGTCAAAAAGGTGTTGAAGAAGCAATGTACAAACTTCTACCGCTTTAGATGTTGTTGTTTGCCATTATcatttctttgcatttattAGTTGAAAATTGTCGGCTTGTTTTAGAacatttgagatttttttttttttgcctacaGATATAGACACGTTTAAGTGAAGTGCGGTAAGTGAAGCCATGAAGTTCCTCAAAGTCGCATTCTCTCTTCTGGCCATCTGGAGAGTAATAATTCTTGATTAAAACtcaataaatattgtaaacatgagtttagg harbors:
- the syt9a gene encoding synaptotagmin-9, whose translation is MPGDRDDEICQKALELLSDLCSKGEVQNEHCLDFIYYFRDLARPRYTDSDISVSLLSLVVTACGLALFGVSLFVSWKLCWIPWRERVLSPTTKEAHGHLNPIMSPLHSHLSPRQPVYTAVDPLPLNRRESSHCSIAREPTPVASVVSVEAPSTPVSPPPVVVATPEAAMKISHTSPDIPLDAQTKSRENGVNTNPRMQRQTTDPQTSGNLTSEIGQGSIRRHMNLSNPDFNVAQFQRQDSLTGMGLGLGRLKPELYKQRSLEGDEGSRRGGGCGCLHFILKFDCDLEQLIVKIHKAEELPAKDFSGTSDPYVKIYLLPDRQTKHQTKVHRKTLNPVFDEVFLFPVAYSELPTRKLHFSVYDFDRFSRHDIIGQVVVDNFLDLADFPRETKLCRDIQYVSSDNVDLGDLMFSLCYLPTAGRLTITLIKARNLKAMDITGASDPYVKVSLMCDGRRLKKRKTSTKRNTLNPVYNEAIVFDVPPENIEQISLLIAVMDYDRVGHNEVIGVCRVGNDADSLGRNHWSEMLTCPRKPVAHWHPIVEYQGTTGSSQGGSCNSLKTPPSP